Within the Orenia metallireducens genome, the region TTAATAGATATTACGACACTTTTATAGTTAAAAATCAAGTTCAAAACCTCACACTTCACCCCTTAATCCCCCTACGAGTAATACAGTTCAATTACTCTTCGTACACAACCAGTCTCTCCTTAACTAATGAGAGGGGAAACCCTTTCTCTTTTACTTTTCTCCCTTCTCCTAAGAGTAGGAGAAGGGTTGAAGATGAGGTGTGAAAAGTGTCGCAATATACCCATTAACTTCTACTATCTATTTAGATTAAATTTGAACATACATAAATATTATTCTACTCTAGTTCAATTTATTTATGAGAAGTATATAAAAAAAGCAATATCTCTTGCACTTTAATCTAATGAATTGATTTTATCCCTCCAACCATTGAATAATTCATCTTTACTCATTCTATCAGCTAGATATTCTATAAAGTCATTAGAGAAAAATCTATATAAAATATAATCAGTATCTTTATCTAGCTCAACTTATCACCTATTACTTTCCATTTTTATCTATATTATATTAGTCTTAGTTTAGAGAATAAACTAATTTAAGGTTGGATAAATTATATTATTAGGAGGGGATTTAATGGGTAAAAAGCTAGAATTTAATAAAGATAAGATGGAAGTTGCTAAAGAGATGGCAGATATCCAATCAAAAAGAGTTCTAGAAAAGGTAGATGCCTTTGAAATGAATGAGCATCGTAAAGACCCTAAAGGTGTTCCTCCTGTTCAAAGAAATGATTTAAAAATTGGCACTAAATAAAGAAAGTCGGGCTCTAAAAAGAGCCCGACTTTCTTTATTTAAATCTATTTAATATATATAAAGTAGAAATCTACTTAAATTAAAGTCTTGATTATAAGGTTACAATAAACTCACTTCCTACCCCCTCTTTACTATCAACATCGACCTCTCCTTCTAATCCCTCAACAATCTCCTTAACTATCGCTAACCCTAAACCAGTCCCTTCTTCTTCAGGAGTTCTAGCCCTATCAACTTGATGAAATCTCTCCCAGATATAAGGTAATTCAGATTTTGAAATACCGATACCATTATCAATTACTCTAAGCTTAATTCTATCTTCATCCTCTACTTTAATTTTAATCTTTCCATCTTTAGGTGTGAATTTTATAGCATTACTCAATAAATTAACTAATACCTCTTCTAACTTATCTTGATCACTCTTTATTATTAATTCTGGATTACCTTCTACACTGACGTTTCTATCCTCTAACTTTCTCTCTAGATTTCTGACCACTTTATTGACTAAATCTAACAGCTTAAACTTCTCTAAATTAAATTCAATCTGTCCAGACTGTAACCGGGCTAAATTTAAAATTTCTTGCACAAGTCTAGTCATCCGATTGGTCTCAGATAATACCCTTGTTAAATATTCACTCTGTAATTGTACTTCATCAACAATTCCATCTAAGATAGCCTCTAAATAACCACGAATTGCTGTTAATGGTGTCTTCAATTCATGGGATACATTAGCAACAAATAGTCTTCTCATCTCATCTAGCTTTCTAACTTCAGTAACATCTCTAACCAAGATTATAATTCCCCACAGCTTGCTATTTCTCTCTCTGATAGGAGCTGCATGGGCTACAATAATCTTATCATCCCAAGAGAATTCCTCTTTTAGCTCCTGTTCTGTTATTAAGACCTCATCTATTAATCCCATTAATTTTTGATTAACAAATCCAATAAAACTTTTACCAATAATCTCTTCATTCATTTCAAAAATCTCTTTAAATCTAGGGTTAGCCAAAAGAATCTTCTTATCACTACCAACACCTAAAACTCCTTCTGCCATGCTTGTGAGCATCTCATGCATTCTCTGCTTTTCTCTACTTAACTCTTCTATATTTGCTTCTAATTTATTTGATAGATAATTAAAGCTCTTTCCTAACTCACCAATCTCATCCTTTGGTAGATTATCTATCTGAACCTGATAATCTCCTCTAGCCATCTTCTGTGCCTGCCGCTTCATCTCTAATATAGGGCGAGTAATCCCTTTTGAGATAAAGTAACCCAAAATTAATGCCAATAAGACAGCTATCAGAGTTACTCGTAAGGTTAAATTTCTCACCTTAATTACTGTCTCCTGTAAGCCACTTAGCGGAGAGATTAAAAACAAAGCCATCCTCTTATTAGAAGTATATAAAGGAATTCCAACACCAATAATCGGTTGCTTTAACATCTCTATTTCTCCACGAAAGCTTGTCCGTTTACCAGATAAGACCTTCTCCAACTCTTCTTGAAAGTTCATAATTCTTTTGGACATATCTTTACTTAAATTTGGGTGCATCCTATTATGCATCATCGGTCCATGCATTCTATTCATCCCAGGCCTTCTCATCATCCCTCTCATTTGCATACCTTGATTGATTATCTCACCCTCTTGGTCAATTACTATCAAACTAGTATCAAGTAACTTCTCTAAACTACCTAAGAAGTTATCAACTTTATTATAATGATTATAATCACCTTGTTTGATTAACCTAACAGCCATCTCCCCTTTTCTTAAAAGCTCTATCTCCTTTGCTTTAAAGAAATAATCCTCTAAATAATTGGGAAGAATAATAAGAAGAGACAATAAAATCAGCACTGGAATTAATAGATAACTCCCCATAATCTTACTAAAGAGGTTATTGAACATCTTCTTGCACCTCAAATTTATAGCCAACTCCCCAAACAGTCTTGATATAACCTAATTTTAACTTATCTCTTAACCAATTAATATGGACATCTACAGTTCTCATATCACCATAATAGTCTATCCCCCAAACTCTATCACATAACTGCTCTCTTTCAAAGACTTGTTTAGGGTGCTTAGCTAAGAGTAATAATAGCTGATACTCTTTTGGTGATAAATCTATCACACTTCCATCTACTTCTACCCGTCTCTCCTTGGAATCGATAATCAATCTAGGATAAGAGATTAATTCATCTACATCTTTTGTCTTCTTAGTTTTTGATACTCTCTTTAAGATGACCTTAACTCTAGCCAATACTTCTCGTGGACTAAAGGGTTTAGTCACATAATCATCTGCTCCAATCTCTAAACCTAAAATCCGGTCAAACTCCTCCTCTTTAGCCGACAATAAGATAATAGGAATATCATTATCTTTTCTTAAAATCTTTACTACTTCAAGACCATCTATCTTAGGCATCATAATATCTAGAATAACCAAATCAGGATTAGCTTCTTCTACTTTCGAAATTGCCTCTTCACCATCTTTGGCAATTAATACATTAAACTTTTCCTTTTTTAGGTATAGACTTAGAATCTCAAGCACATTCTTATCATCATCGACGATTAAAATCCTTTTATCCTCCATCTATATTCACCTCACATTGAGTTTCAGTTTGAAATTGAACTTAAGTATGAGTTTAAATAATTAAGCTCTTACTTATACTTAAACTTATTACCAGTATATCATATATATATTAAGAAAATATTAAGAATAAAGCTAAGTATAAGTTTTATTTTCAGCTAAATTAAATAATTTACTACTCATATTAAAATAAGAAGAGAACTAAATATTATACAAGAAAGAAAAAAGGAGTGATAATATTGAATAAAGCTGTATTTTTAGACCGTGATGGCGTTATCAACCGTTATGATTCACCTGTTAATAAACCAGAAGATTTAGAGCTATACCCTTGGACTGCTAAGGCAATCAAAAGATTAAATAAAAAAGGGTACAAGGTCTTTGTAGTTACAAATCAAGGTGGCATCGAGTGTGGTTACTTTAGTGAGGCTGATTTAAGTGAGATTCATCAGCATTTAGTAGCTACTTTAAAAGAGGAAGATGCCCATATCGATGATATAGAATATTGCCCTCACTTCAATTCAGAATGTGAGTGCCGTAAGCCTAAACCAGGGATGATAATGAAATTAGCAGATAAATATGACATCAATCTAGGAAACTCCTTTATGGTAGGTGACCGCAACTCCGATATAGAGGCTGGTAATAAAGCAGGTTGTAGAACTATCAAATTAGGTAGTAAGTACCCAGCTGCCGATTATTCTGTAGAAAACCTAGAAGATGCAGTAGAGATTATAGTCAATGCTCAAGAATTGATTTATATTTAAGTTTAAGTCTAAATATAAGTCTGAGTAATTGATTTATTTCAGTCAAACTCAGACTTATACATAAATTAATTCTTAAACTAAAGGCATTATACTATTATCCCAGCGATAATTCTCTTCATCCAACTCTGTTTGTATCAGCTTAGCTAACTTCTTTATTCCTAGCTCTATCTCTTCAATGGTAACTGCTGCAATACTCAATCTAACTCTATTCTCCTGCTTCTGACTATAGTAAAAGACCTCTCCAGGGGCAATATTAATTCCCTTCTTCAAAGCCTTTTGATGTAACTTTTTACCTGAAATACTCTCAGGTAACTCCAACCAGAGGTTAAGACCACCTGCTGGAGTAGTGAATTTGACCCTTTGAGGCAGATATTTGTGTAAGGATTTCACCATAGCCTCATATCTCTGCTGATAGGTCTGCTTTAATTTACTAATCTGCTCTTCCCAAATCTCTTCTCTAAAGTATAAATCAAGTACCCTTTGCACCAGACCATCTGTAAAGATATCTGACATATACTTTGATAAGAGAATATCATTAAAATATCGTTCTGGAATGATTAAGAAGGCCAATCTCAAGCCTGGCATGAAGATTTTAGAGAAACTTTTAATATAAATAACTCTACTTTCAGTATCTAAAGATTTCAAAGATGAATTATTATTCTTACCATAATTCAAGTCACTTAAGCAGTCATCCTCTATGATTAAGAGGTCATGTTCTTTAGCCAGCTCCAATATCCTCTCTTTCTTCTCTTTAGAGTAACTATACCCTGTTGGATTCTGATAATTTGGCATTAAATAAAGAAATTTTGGCTTCTCCTTAGCCAACTCAGCTTCCAAAGCTTTAATATCTATCCCATCTTCTCCCATAGGGATATCAACAATATTAGCACGTCTAGATTTAAAGACAGAGATTGCTCCAGGATAGGTTGGTCTCTCTACAAAGACAGTATCACCATAATCTAAAAAGGTCTTAGCTAGAATATCAATCCCCTGCTGGGCACCTGAGACAATCTGAATCTCATCAATCTTACTCTCTATATTGTAACTTTTAATATACTCACTGATTGATTGGCGTAAAGGTAGATAGCCTTGACTCTTTTGATAGCCAAAGGCATAACCCCTATCTCTATCTAAGACTTTATTTAAGAGTCTCTTAAAAGGTGCAATAGGGAATAAATCAGGAGTAGGTGCAGCTGTAGCAAAATTAATCACCCTATCCCCCTCTTCTACCCCTTTTCTATCTTCAACAAACTTTGTATCCTCATCGATATATACCTCTTCATCAAGATAAACATCTTCTCTATCCCCAACAAGATTTTTAGCTGAAACAAAGGTTCCACTTCCCACCTTCTTATAGACCAAATTTTCTTCTTCTAATAAATTATAAGCATTTACAATAGTTACATTATTAACCCCTAAACTCTTTGATAGTTTTCTGATAGGTGGTAACTTGGTATGCTCCTTTAATTTCCCAGCTTCAATCAATCCTCTTAACTGAATATATAACTGGATATAAAGATGTTTAGAAGAAGATTTATCTAATTGTATCGATTCAATCATTATAATCCCCCTTACTTAATTGACAGTTATAAATTATCAATTTTCTTTGTACCCCACTTGACAATACAATTTAATTAATTATATAATAATTCGTGGGTACAATACCAGTTTTTATGGAATTGTACCCATACAATCATTATATATTAAATTAAAAGAAGAGTAAAGAGTTAAAAATCAGTGAGTAGTGAAGAAAGAATAGTAAGCAGTAAAATGATTAGTCTCTTAGTCCCCCCTTGGGTCCTGCTGGCTATTTGTAGAAAAGAAAGTTCTCTTCCTAGCTTCTCACTATTTACTCTTTCTAAACAACTGTTGAATTTAAAAAGGAGATGATAAATATGAATGAAAGATATGGATTAAACAAGAACTTAGCACAGATGTTAAAGGGTGGAGTAATCATGGATGTAACTACTCCAGAGGAGGCAAAAATTGCAGAGGAGGCTGGAGCAGTTGCTGTTATGGCATTAGAGAGAGTTCCTGCTGATATCCGTAAAGAAGGTGGAGTAGCAAGAGCTTCTGACCCAGCAATGATTAAGGGAATTCTGGAAGCAGTTTCTATCCCTGTTATGGCTAAAGCAAGAATTGGACACTTTGTAGAAGCACAAGTCTTAGAGGCTTTAGGTGTAGATTACATAGATGAGAGTGAAGTATTGACCCCTGCCGATGAGGATAACCATATAGATAAGAGCTTATTTGAAGTACCTTTTGTCTGTGGTGCTACTAACTTAGGTGAAGCATTACGCCGTATCGGTGAAGGTGCCAGTATGATTAGAACCAAAGGTGAAGCTGGTACAGGTAATGTTGTCGAAGCTGTGAGGCATATGAGAACAATGAACTCTCAAATCAGAAGATTAACTACTATGGATAGCCATGAATTGATGGCTGCTGCTAAAGAGTTAAGAGCACCCTTTGATTTAGTTAAGTATGTAGCTGACCATGGTAAACTCCCTGTAGTTAACTTTGCTGCTGGTGGAGTGGCTACTCCTGCTGATGCAGCCTTAATGATGCAATTAGGTTGTGATGGTGTATTTGTAGGTTCAGGTATCTTCAAATCAGGAGACCCTGCTAAGAGAGCTAGAGCAATCGTAAAAGCTACTGCTCACTATGATGACCCTAAGATTATTGCTGAAGTATCAGAAAATATCGGTGAAGCAATGGTAGGAATTAATATCAGTACATTAGGTGATAATGAAAAATTAGCTCATCGAGGATGGTAGAGCTCAGTTTACAGTTAGAACCTAAAAAAATCTTTTGATTGTTTTTCTATCAACTGTCAACCGTACACTGTAAACTAATAAAAAAGGGTGGTATAACTATGCTTAAAATTGGTGTCTTATCTTTGCAAGGTGGGGTAGCTGAACATCTTGAGGTGTTAAATCAAATTCCTGATGTCTTCCCCTTAAGTGTTAAGAAAAAAGAGGATTTTGTAGATTTAGATGGTTTAATCCTACCAGGTGGTGAGAGTACTACTTTAGGAAAGCTACTAACTATCTTTGATTTGAAGGATACAATTATAGATTTAGCCAAAAGAGGCCTACCGATCTGGGGAACCTGTGCTGGAATGATATTACTGGCTAAAGAGATTGATGGTGAAGATAGTCATTTAAATCTAATGGATATTAGTGTTAAACGGAATGGTTATGGTAATCAATTGGCTAGCTTTAAGACTATGAAGCTAATTCCTAAGATTTCAGATGCAGAGATTCCTCTAGTCTTCATTAGAGCACCTTATATCAATCAAGTTACTAATGATGTTGAAGTATTGCTAGAATTGGATAATAAGATTGTAGCTGTAGAGCAAGATAATCTACTTGCTACCTCCTTCCACCCGGAACTAGCTGAAGATTTAAGGGTACATGAGTACTTTATAAATAAAGTCAGAAAATCTATAGAAGATAGCTTAAAGATGGCTAAATAATTTAACACCTATAAAATAGGAAGAGTGAAATCCCTCTTCCTATTTTATCTCTACAACCTCTACATTAATACCCTGTTCTTCAAACTG harbors:
- a CDS encoding ATP-binding protein, with protein sequence MFNNLFSKIMGSYLLIPVLILLSLLIILPNYLEDYFFKAKEIELLRKGEMAVRLIKQGDYNHYNKVDNFLGSLEKLLDTSLIVIDQEGEIINQGMQMRGMMRRPGMNRMHGPMMHNRMHPNLSKDMSKRIMNFQEELEKVLSGKRTSFRGEIEMLKQPIIGVGIPLYTSNKRMALFLISPLSGLQETVIKVRNLTLRVTLIAVLLALILGYFISKGITRPILEMKRQAQKMARGDYQVQIDNLPKDEIGELGKSFNYLSNKLEANIEELSREKQRMHEMLTSMAEGVLGVGSDKKILLANPRFKEIFEMNEEIIGKSFIGFVNQKLMGLIDEVLITEQELKEEFSWDDKIIVAHAAPIRERNSKLWGIIILVRDVTEVRKLDEMRRLFVANVSHELKTPLTAIRGYLEAILDGIVDEVQLQSEYLTRVLSETNRMTRLVQEILNLARLQSGQIEFNLEKFKLLDLVNKVVRNLERKLEDRNVSVEGNPELIIKSDQDKLEEVLVNLLSNAIKFTPKDGKIKIKVEDEDRIKLRVIDNGIGISKSELPYIWERFHQVDRARTPEEEGTGLGLAIVKEIVEGLEGEVDVDSKEGVGSEFIVTL
- a CDS encoding response regulator transcription factor, coding for MEDKRILIVDDDKNVLEILSLYLKKEKFNVLIAKDGEEAISKVEEANPDLVILDIMMPKIDGLEVVKILRKDNDIPIILLSAKEEEFDRILGLEIGADDYVTKPFSPREVLARVKVILKRVSKTKKTKDVDELISYPRLIIDSKERRVEVDGSVIDLSPKEYQLLLLLAKHPKQVFEREQLCDRVWGIDYYGDMRTVDVHINWLRDKLKLGYIKTVWGVGYKFEVQEDVQ
- a CDS encoding D-glycero-alpha-D-manno-heptose-1,7-bisphosphate 7-phosphatase gives rise to the protein MNKAVFLDRDGVINRYDSPVNKPEDLELYPWTAKAIKRLNKKGYKVFVVTNQGGIECGYFSEADLSEIHQHLVATLKEEDAHIDDIEYCPHFNSECECRKPKPGMIMKLADKYDINLGNSFMVGDRNSDIEAGNKAGCRTIKLGSKYPAADYSVENLEDAVEIIVNAQELIYI
- a CDS encoding PLP-dependent aminotransferase family protein, producing MIESIQLDKSSSKHLYIQLYIQLRGLIEAGKLKEHTKLPPIRKLSKSLGVNNVTIVNAYNLLEEENLVYKKVGSGTFVSAKNLVGDREDVYLDEEVYIDEDTKFVEDRKGVEEGDRVINFATAAPTPDLFPIAPFKRLLNKVLDRDRGYAFGYQKSQGYLPLRQSISEYIKSYNIESKIDEIQIVSGAQQGIDILAKTFLDYGDTVFVERPTYPGAISVFKSRRANIVDIPMGEDGIDIKALEAELAKEKPKFLYLMPNYQNPTGYSYSKEKKERILELAKEHDLLIIEDDCLSDLNYGKNNNSSLKSLDTESRVIYIKSFSKIFMPGLRLAFLIIPERYFNDILLSKYMSDIFTDGLVQRVLDLYFREEIWEEQISKLKQTYQQRYEAMVKSLHKYLPQRVKFTTPAGGLNLWLELPESISGKKLHQKALKKGINIAPGEVFYYSQKQENRVRLSIAAVTIEEIELGIKKLAKLIQTELDEENYRWDNSIMPLV
- the pdxS gene encoding pyridoxal 5'-phosphate synthase lyase subunit PdxS, whose amino-acid sequence is MNERYGLNKNLAQMLKGGVIMDVTTPEEAKIAEEAGAVAVMALERVPADIRKEGGVARASDPAMIKGILEAVSIPVMAKARIGHFVEAQVLEALGVDYIDESEVLTPADEDNHIDKSLFEVPFVCGATNLGEALRRIGEGASMIRTKGEAGTGNVVEAVRHMRTMNSQIRRLTTMDSHELMAAAKELRAPFDLVKYVADHGKLPVVNFAAGGVATPADAALMMQLGCDGVFVGSGIFKSGDPAKRARAIVKATAHYDDPKIIAEVSENIGEAMVGINISTLGDNEKLAHRGW
- the pdxT gene encoding pyridoxal 5'-phosphate synthase glutaminase subunit PdxT; amino-acid sequence: MLKIGVLSLQGGVAEHLEVLNQIPDVFPLSVKKKEDFVDLDGLILPGGESTTLGKLLTIFDLKDTIIDLAKRGLPIWGTCAGMILLAKEIDGEDSHLNLMDISVKRNGYGNQLASFKTMKLIPKISDAEIPLVFIRAPYINQVTNDVEVLLELDNKIVAVEQDNLLATSFHPELAEDLRVHEYFINKVRKSIEDSLKMAK